GCCTGATCCCGCTGCTCAGCGGTTGTTGCGGTCGCGGTCCGTCACGTCACGGTCCGTCATGGTGCCGGTGGTGTTCGTCGTGTCGGTCATGCGGTCGGCGTTCTCCAGGCGCACGTCGCCGGTCTTGTTCACGTCCAGCACTTCGCGGCCCACGGTGTCGGTGACCGTCTGGGTTTCGGTCACAGTGCGCTTGCCGATCTCGACTTCCTCGGTCACGTAGGCCTGCTTGCTCACGTTGGCCCGCTCGGCTTCCAGGTCCACGCGCATGGTCTGGCTGCCTTCGCCCAGCACGGCGCCCTCCACCGGGCGGGCATCGGTGACGGGGTGACGTTCGATAATCACTTCCTCGCGTTGCAGCGGCACGTTCACCGTCTGCTGGACCGTCTCGACGTGCTTGCCGATCTCCACGCTGCCCGCCTGGAAGCGGTCCTTGTTCACGACCAGCCGCTCTTCGAGGAGCTGGAGACGGTCGGGCGTGCGGAAGGCCCGCTCACGGTAGCTGGCCTCGTCGGTGTCCGTGCCGCGCAGCACGCGCTCGTCGGCGGCCAGCGTGTCGTTCGTCATGTTCTGGTCGTAGGTGTACTGCTGGTCGTAGCGGTACTCGCCCAGGTCGCGCACCTGATCCTTGGTCAGGTTGTCGAAATACACGCCGTTGTCGGCAAAACGGGCCTCACCGACCGGGACCGCCACTTCCTTGGAGGAGAACCAGCCGCCCACATCCACGATCAGGTAGCGGATGCGCCCCGTCGCGGGGTCCACCAGCGCGTCCTTGACCGTGCCGACCTTCTCGCCGTTGTAGCCGTAGGCGGTGTTGCCGCTGGGGTTGTAGACGCCTTCCCCGGCCAGGTCCAACCGGTTGTCGCGGCTCAGGTCGGACAGACGGATCAGGTAATTCTGGTTCTGAGTCATATGGAGCCTCCGTTGTG
The window above is part of the Deinococcus metallilatus genome. Proteins encoded here:
- a CDS encoding PRC and DUF2382 domain-containing protein: MTQNQNYLIRLSDLSRDNRLDLAGEGVYNPSGNTAYGYNGEKVGTVKDALVDPATGRIRYLIVDVGGWFSSKEVAVPVGEARFADNGVYFDNLTKDQVRDLGEYRYDQQYTYDQNMTNDTLAADERVLRGTDTDEASYRERAFRTPDRLQLLEERLVVNKDRFQAGSVEIGKHVETVQQTVNVPLQREEVIIERHPVTDARPVEGAVLGEGSQTMRVDLEAERANVSKQAYVTEEVEIGKRTVTETQTVTDTVGREVLDVNKTGDVRLENADRMTDTTNTTGTMTDRDVTDRDRNNR